The following are encoded together in the Actinoplanes sp. N902-109 genome:
- a CDS encoding FtsX-like permease family protein, giving the protein MLKLAALTLRHRAGSAVATLLALAAGVMILLSMGTLVESGLRYQPHPVRYEKSAVVVANRDITFTTKEFDGDVSRDTVPLPEGGTVPAELIAEIRAVPGITGVTADDSGTHPGRVEAIAVATSDPAAVAAVQRLATAAGVKAYTGKDRGLLEQPDGAATRDLLIAIGASFGGYVGLLIVFVVAGTVGLAVRHRRRDLALLRAVAATPGQVRRMIVLEAALMGVIAAVLGVPAGLLATSWVHDQLVHRGFLAADFPIVTGVFSAPAAVLLIVLVAVCSALIAARRVTGIRPAEALGEAAIEPPASSKVRLIAGVLTLAGAGGSSTVAVSTGGETALTGAIGMLYLFVLGVALLAPWINTLGARLLTPALRRVFGTSGYLAGANLRANARGMSAVLTALVLSIGFGCSVWFLQDNLQRGTVTQRADGTLADRALIAPAGLPGTVAGEVQAVPGVQAVTPVRRTSVLVKLLDSGEQVEAQAVDPTTATETIDPQVREGSLRDLDDHSIAVSRLQAGSHRWKVGDDVKLWLGDGTPVTMRVAAIYDRGLGFGDVMLTTHAVEGHTRSPLDDQLLIRSKPGASVDSALGSIAARYPGASVVGADQLSGRLAKDLALSAWLNKLLIGVMVGYAALAAANTMVMAALSRRRELALLRLVGVTRRQIKNMVHAEQAGLLGVALVIGAAIAAVTLTLVVYALTGDPLPYIPPLGWAAVLGGTTLLALVATVLPVGRLLRAAPLEHMGSKE; this is encoded by the coding sequence ATGCTGAAGCTTGCTGCTCTCACTCTCCGCCACCGGGCCGGCAGCGCGGTGGCCACCCTGCTGGCCCTCGCCGCGGGCGTCATGATCCTGCTGTCGATGGGCACGCTGGTGGAGTCCGGCTTGCGCTACCAACCCCACCCCGTCCGGTACGAGAAAAGCGCCGTCGTGGTGGCCAACCGCGACATCACGTTCACGACCAAGGAGTTCGACGGCGACGTCAGCCGCGACACGGTGCCCCTCCCCGAGGGCGGCACTGTCCCGGCCGAGCTGATCGCCGAGATCCGCGCTGTCCCGGGCATCACCGGGGTGACGGCCGACGACTCCGGCACCCACCCCGGGCGCGTCGAGGCCATCGCGGTGGCCACCAGCGACCCGGCCGCCGTCGCCGCGGTGCAGCGGCTGGCGACCGCCGCCGGCGTCAAGGCCTACACCGGCAAGGACCGCGGCCTGCTGGAGCAGCCTGACGGCGCGGCCACCAGAGATCTGCTGATCGCCATCGGCGCGTCCTTCGGCGGCTATGTCGGCCTGCTGATCGTGTTCGTGGTCGCCGGCACCGTGGGGCTGGCCGTGCGGCACCGCCGCCGCGACCTCGCCCTGCTGCGCGCCGTCGCGGCCACCCCGGGCCAGGTACGCCGCATGATCGTGCTCGAAGCCGCGCTGATGGGCGTGATCGCCGCGGTGCTCGGGGTGCCTGCCGGGTTGCTCGCCACCTCCTGGGTGCACGACCAGCTGGTGCATCGTGGGTTCCTGGCGGCCGACTTCCCCATCGTCACCGGCGTGTTCTCCGCGCCCGCGGCCGTGCTGCTCATCGTGCTCGTCGCGGTCTGCTCGGCGCTGATCGCGGCCCGCCGGGTCACCGGCATCCGGCCGGCGGAGGCGCTGGGCGAGGCGGCCATCGAACCCCCGGCCAGCAGCAAGGTCCGGCTGATCGCGGGGGTGCTGACGCTGGCCGGCGCCGGCGGTTCCAGCACGGTCGCGGTGAGCACGGGTGGCGAAACGGCCCTGACCGGCGCGATCGGCATGCTCTACCTGTTCGTGCTGGGCGTGGCGCTGCTGGCCCCATGGATCAACACCCTCGGTGCGCGCCTGCTCACCCCGGCGCTACGGCGGGTGTTCGGCACCAGTGGCTATCTGGCCGGGGCCAACCTGCGCGCCAACGCCCGCGGCATGTCCGCCGTTCTCACCGCGCTGGTGCTGTCGATCGGCTTCGGCTGCTCGGTCTGGTTCCTCCAGGACAACCTGCAGCGTGGCACGGTGACCCAGCGCGCCGACGGCACTCTCGCCGACCGGGCCCTGATCGCACCGGCCGGGCTGCCCGGCACCGTGGCCGGCGAGGTGCAGGCGGTGCCGGGCGTGCAGGCCGTGACGCCGGTGCGCCGCACCTCGGTCCTGGTGAAGCTGCTGGACAGCGGCGAGCAGGTCGAAGCTCAAGCCGTCGACCCCACGACCGCCACCGAGACCATCGACCCCCAGGTCCGCGAGGGCAGCCTGCGGGATCTGGACGACCACAGCATCGCGGTGTCCCGCCTGCAGGCCGGTTCGCACCGGTGGAAGGTGGGGGACGACGTCAAGCTGTGGCTCGGCGACGGCACCCCGGTGACGATGCGCGTCGCGGCGATCTACGACCGGGGGCTCGGCTTCGGCGACGTGATGCTGACCACCCACGCGGTCGAGGGGCACACCCGCAGTCCCCTGGACGATCAGCTCCTCATCCGCAGCAAGCCCGGCGCATCCGTCGACAGTGCACTCGGCTCGATCGCGGCCCGCTACCCCGGCGCCAGTGTGGTCGGTGCCGATCAGCTCAGTGGCCGGCTCGCCAAGGATCTCGCACTCAGCGCCTGGCTCAACAAACTGCTCATCGGGGTGATGGTGGGCTACGCCGCGCTCGCCGCCGCCAACACCATGGTGATGGCCGCGCTGTCCCGGCGCCGGGAGCTGGCGTTGCTGCGCCTCGTCGGGGTGACCCGCCGCCAGATCAAGAACATGGTCCACGCCGAACAAGCCGGGCTGCTGGGCGTCGCACTGGTCATCGGTGCGGCCATCGCGGCAGTCACGCTCACGCTCGTCGTGTACGCCCTGACCGGCGACCCGTTGCCCTACATCCCGCCGCTGGGCTGGGCGGCTGTGCTGGGCGGCACGACGCTGCTCGCGCTGGTCGCCACGGTGCTGCCGGTTGGTCGCCTGCTGCGCGCCGCCCCGCTCGAGCACATGGGGAGCAAGGAATGA
- a CDS encoding ATP-binding protein: MANTESRLGLLELPFTGTDLYTLRSAVAAHVAEVADQPTTETAVLIAHELCSNAVRHGGGSGRLRIWLSGVDLHLEVSDSGFGLARPDEAGRTLPPLSVPGGRGLWIARRMSRVQIVTGGTGTIVTAVVQLCG, from the coding sequence ATGGCGAACACTGAGTCGCGGCTGGGCCTGCTCGAGCTGCCCTTCACCGGCACCGATCTGTACACCCTGCGCAGCGCGGTTGCCGCTCATGTGGCCGAGGTGGCGGACCAGCCGACGACCGAGACCGCTGTGCTCATCGCCCACGAGTTGTGCAGCAACGCCGTCCGTCATGGTGGTGGCAGCGGGCGTCTCCGGATCTGGCTGTCCGGGGTTGATCTGCACCTGGAGGTGAGCGACAGCGGCTTCGGCCTGGCGCGGCCCGACGAGGCCGGCCGGACGTTGCCGCCGCTGTCGGTGCCGGGTGGGCGGGGGCTGTGGATCGCCCGCCGGATGTCGCGCGTGCAGATCGTCACGGGCGGCACCGGCACGATCGTCACGGCGGTGGTGCAGCTGTGCGGGTAG
- a CDS encoding Rieske 2Fe-2S domain-containing protein gives MISRLEKASALDALSDRIQGAVQSATPRRLRDVLHGTWVGHPLHPVLVQVPVGAFISASVLDALPGQSKAATTLIRVGVAGAVPAIAAGWVDWSSLSKDQRRVGLVHAAGNAVAVGLYVGSLAARSSGRWGLGRFLAYAGLSVAGGGAYLGGHLSYEQGAGVNMASADVLKLPEDWAEVGLVTSLPEGKPTVRTVGDVRVLLYRQGEDVTAMIEQCGHQGAPLGEGDVEGTGADACVVCPWHGSTFRLVDGVVRHGPAAGDQPTLRTRIRDGVLSVATP, from the coding sequence ATGATTTCCCGTCTCGAGAAGGCCTCCGCCCTGGACGCGCTGAGCGACCGGATCCAGGGCGCCGTCCAGAGCGCGACGCCCCGGCGGCTGCGCGACGTGTTGCACGGCACCTGGGTGGGCCACCCCCTGCACCCGGTGCTCGTACAGGTCCCGGTAGGAGCGTTCATCAGCGCCTCGGTGCTCGATGCGCTCCCGGGGCAGAGCAAGGCGGCCACCACCCTCATCCGTGTGGGCGTGGCCGGTGCGGTGCCGGCCATCGCCGCCGGTTGGGTCGACTGGTCGTCGTTGTCCAAGGATCAGCGCCGGGTCGGCCTGGTGCACGCGGCAGGCAACGCCGTGGCCGTCGGCCTGTACGTGGGGTCGCTCGCCGCGCGCTCCTCCGGGCGGTGGGGGCTCGGCCGATTCCTTGCGTACGCGGGACTGTCGGTTGCCGGGGGCGGTGCGTACCTGGGCGGGCATCTTTCGTACGAGCAGGGCGCCGGGGTCAACATGGCCTCGGCCGACGTGCTGAAGCTGCCGGAGGACTGGGCCGAGGTCGGCCTGGTCACGTCGTTGCCCGAGGGCAAGCCGACGGTACGGACGGTCGGCGACGTCCGGGTGCTGCTGTACCGCCAGGGCGAGGACGTGACAGCGATGATCGAGCAGTGCGGGCACCAGGGCGCGCCCCTGGGTGAGGGTGACGTCGAGGGCACGGGGGCCGACGCCTGCGTGGTCTGCCCCTGGCACGGCAGTACGTTCCGGCTCGTGGACGGGGTCGTCAGGCACGGACCCGCGGCGGGTGATCAGCCGACGCTGCGTACCCGTATTCGGGACGGCGTTCTGTCGGTCGCCACCCCGTGA
- a CDS encoding ABC transporter ATP-binding protein, translating to MNTQRIEAVVRVEQLTRIYQTGGQPVTALTGVDAAFYRGTFTAVMGPSGSGKSTLLQACAGLDRPTSGRVWIGDTELSRLSETKLTKLRRNRIGFVFQAFNLIGALTVEDNILLPLRLAGVRPDRAWITEVVDRVGLADRLQYRPAALSGGQQQRVAIARALATRPEVIFCDEPTGALDTQTAADVLALLRSVVDAHGQTVVMVTHDPVAASYADRVVVLADGHIRRDLPQPGAERIAEQLAALGRQRVAQGV from the coding sequence GTGAATACACAGCGCATCGAAGCCGTGGTCCGGGTCGAGCAGCTCACCCGGATCTACCAGACCGGCGGCCAGCCGGTGACCGCTCTGACAGGTGTGGACGCCGCCTTCTACCGCGGCACGTTCACCGCTGTCATGGGTCCCTCGGGCTCCGGCAAGAGCACGCTGCTGCAGGCGTGCGCCGGCCTCGACCGGCCCACCTCCGGCCGGGTGTGGATCGGTGACACCGAGCTCTCCCGGCTGTCCGAGACCAAGCTGACCAAGCTGCGCCGCAACCGCATCGGCTTCGTCTTCCAGGCGTTCAACCTGATCGGCGCGCTCACCGTCGAGGACAACATCCTGCTGCCGCTGCGGCTGGCCGGCGTCCGCCCCGACCGGGCGTGGATCACCGAGGTGGTCGACCGGGTCGGCCTCGCCGACCGCCTGCAGTATCGGCCGGCCGCGCTGTCCGGCGGCCAGCAGCAGCGGGTGGCGATCGCCCGGGCGCTGGCCACCCGCCCCGAGGTCATCTTCTGCGACGAGCCCACCGGCGCGCTGGACACGCAGACCGCCGCCGACGTGCTGGCACTGTTGCGCTCGGTGGTGGACGCGCACGGGCAGACCGTGGTCATGGTGACGCACGACCCGGTGGCCGCCTCGTATGCCGACCGGGTCGTGGTGCTGGCCGACGGCCACATCCGCCGCGACCTGCCGCAGCCCGGTGCCGAGCGGATCGCCGAGCAGCTCGCCGCCCTCGGCCGGCAGCGCGTGGCGCAGGGGGTCTGA
- a CDS encoding response regulator transcription factor, translating into MRIVIAEDEPLLREGLALLLRAESLDVAATAEDPGSFLAAVEKHDPDVAIVDVRMPPTHTDEGIVAAVEARRRKPGLAVLVLSAYVEQAFATDLLAGGAAKLGYLLKERVGRVEEFLDALHRVAGGGTAIDPEVVGQLLTRTRPDSGLERLSARERDVLAAMAEGLGNTAIAERLFVTEGAVHKHIRSIFAKLDLAPSDQADRRVTAVLRYLEDVQRKG; encoded by the coding sequence ATGCGGATCGTGATCGCCGAGGACGAGCCGCTGCTGCGCGAGGGGCTGGCGCTGCTGTTGCGCGCCGAGTCGCTCGACGTGGCGGCGACCGCGGAGGATCCGGGCTCGTTCCTGGCCGCCGTCGAGAAGCACGACCCGGACGTGGCGATCGTGGACGTCCGGATGCCCCCGACCCACACCGATGAGGGCATCGTCGCCGCGGTGGAGGCCCGGCGGCGCAAGCCCGGGCTTGCGGTTCTGGTGCTCTCGGCGTACGTGGAACAGGCCTTCGCCACCGATCTGCTGGCCGGCGGCGCGGCAAAGCTGGGTTACCTGCTCAAGGAGCGGGTCGGCCGGGTGGAGGAGTTCCTCGATGCGCTGCACCGGGTGGCCGGCGGCGGGACGGCGATCGACCCGGAGGTGGTCGGCCAGCTGCTCACCCGTACGAGGCCGGACAGCGGTCTGGAACGGCTGAGTGCGCGGGAGCGGGACGTGCTGGCCGCCATGGCCGAGGGGCTGGGCAACACGGCCATCGCCGAGCGGCTGTTCGTCACCGAGGGCGCGGTGCACAAGCACATCCGCAGCATCTTCGCGAAACTGGATCTCGCGCCGAGCGACCAGGCCGACCGCCGGGTCACCGCCGTGCTGCGCTACCTGGAGGATGTACAGCGGAAAGGATGA
- a CDS encoding serine hydrolase, whose translation MRVAPGYEAVREAFAAHPSGGSALCVLRDGEVVVDLHEGWRDAAHTRPWDAETLVNVYSVGKPVIALAVLLLVDRGLVGLDDPVARHWPGFTTDASVRSVLTHTAGLVTFPVPRDASAWADWDLLCGDLAAATPEWPPGTVAAEHALTYGHLLGEVVRRVTGRAPAEFVATEIAQPWRLDFGFALGPADLGRCAELEFDGPQRPAQLVGEPGSVHARAVSNPPGTRDLSVLNSDLWRTAAVPAVNLHATAKAVARCYAGLLAGGELDGRRLLSSALVGELTAAQFRGFDHFIGRETTWGLGVQLEPDGTWGMGGLGGSAGWADPARGHAIGYVTRRLGDFARVDAIDAAISSVRSLI comes from the coding sequence GTGCGGGTAGCGCCGGGATACGAAGCCGTCAGGGAGGCTTTCGCGGCTCATCCGAGCGGTGGGTCGGCGTTGTGCGTGCTGCGCGACGGCGAGGTGGTGGTGGATCTGCACGAGGGCTGGCGCGATGCTGCGCACACCCGGCCCTGGGATGCGGAAACGCTGGTCAACGTGTATTCGGTGGGCAAACCGGTGATCGCTCTGGCGGTGCTGCTGCTGGTCGATCGCGGGCTGGTCGGCTTGGACGACCCGGTCGCGCGGCACTGGCCCGGGTTCACCACCGATGCTTCGGTACGGTCGGTGCTCACCCACACCGCTGGACTGGTCACCTTCCCGGTTCCCCGGGACGCATCAGCGTGGGCCGACTGGGATCTGTTGTGCGGTGATCTCGCGGCAGCCACCCCCGAGTGGCCGCCGGGGACGGTCGCCGCCGAGCATGCCCTCACCTATGGACATCTGCTCGGTGAAGTGGTGCGCCGGGTCACGGGGCGAGCGCCGGCCGAGTTCGTCGCGACCGAGATCGCCCAGCCGTGGCGGCTCGACTTCGGCTTCGCCCTCGGCCCAGCCGACCTCGGCCGCTGCGCGGAACTGGAGTTCGACGGTCCGCAACGCCCCGCGCAGTTGGTGGGCGAGCCCGGCTCCGTGCATGCCCGGGCCGTGTCCAATCCGCCGGGCACGCGCGATCTGTCGGTGCTCAACAGCGATTTGTGGCGTACGGCCGCAGTGCCCGCAGTGAATCTGCACGCGACAGCCAAAGCGGTGGCGCGCTGTTATGCGGGCCTGCTCGCCGGCGGCGAGCTCGACGGTCGCCGGCTGCTCAGTTCCGCCCTGGTCGGTGAGCTGACCGCGGCGCAGTTCCGGGGCTTCGACCACTTCATCGGGCGCGAGACGACGTGGGGTCTCGGTGTGCAGCTGGAACCCGACGGCACCTGGGGCATGGGCGGTCTGGGTGGCAGCGCGGGCTGGGCCGATCCGGCTCGTGGGCACGCCATCGGGTATGTGACCCGCCGCCTCGGTGACTTCGCCCGGGTCGACGCCATCGACGCCGCGATCTCGTCGGTGCGATCTCTCATCTGA
- a CDS encoding FAD-binding oxidoreductase, which produces MSRTHPLISDLPELDVVTDADVLASLSHDDAEWAPVGKPVAAVRPRTTEQVQAVVAACAAHGVPVVTRGAGTGLSGGANAVDGCLVLDLSKMNRIIEIDPDNMIAVVQPGVVNNDLKAAVAEHGLWYPPDPASAPWSTIGGNVATNAGGLCCLKYGVTRDYVLGLQAVVGGPAGSYGTAVRLGHRTTKGVAGYDLVGLMVGSEGTLGVVTEVTLRLRPARAESPRTVVGAFDTIVAAGDAVAATTRLGLLPTALELLDKACLQAVEEWKHLGLSATAEALLLAQIDTPGKAGDEEAAALAQVFRDAGAEWAEQSTDEFEAEALFSARRLAYPALERLGPVLTEDVCVPRSAVPEMLAAIEEIAARHQVAIATIAHAGDGNLHPLIRTPAGDSQAQAAAQAAFDEMLRAAIALGGTVTGEHGVGLLKRGGLRQEQEPAVLAMQEAVKQSLDPRNLFNPGKVLGDPAS; this is translated from the coding sequence ATGAGCCGCACGCACCCCCTGATCAGCGACCTGCCCGAGCTGGATGTCGTCACCGACGCCGACGTGCTGGCGTCGCTGAGCCATGACGACGCCGAGTGGGCGCCGGTGGGCAAGCCGGTCGCGGCGGTCCGCCCCCGCACCACCGAGCAGGTGCAGGCGGTGGTCGCGGCCTGCGCCGCCCACGGCGTTCCGGTCGTCACCCGGGGCGCCGGCACCGGTCTGTCCGGCGGCGCCAACGCGGTCGACGGCTGCCTGGTGCTCGACCTCTCGAAGATGAACCGGATCATCGAGATCGACCCGGACAACATGATCGCCGTGGTGCAGCCGGGTGTGGTCAACAACGACCTCAAGGCCGCGGTCGCCGAGCACGGGCTCTGGTATCCGCCGGACCCGGCGAGCGCCCCCTGGTCCACGATCGGCGGCAACGTCGCCACCAACGCCGGTGGCCTCTGCTGCCTCAAGTACGGCGTGACTCGCGACTACGTCCTCGGCCTCCAGGCCGTCGTGGGCGGCCCGGCGGGTTCCTACGGTACGGCCGTACGCCTCGGCCACCGTACGACCAAGGGCGTTGCCGGGTACGACCTCGTCGGGCTCATGGTCGGCTCGGAGGGCACCCTCGGCGTCGTCACCGAGGTCACGTTGCGCCTGCGGCCGGCCCGAGCGGAATCCCCCCGTACGGTGGTCGGCGCTTTTGACACGATCGTGGCCGCCGGTGACGCGGTGGCCGCAACCACCCGCCTCGGTCTGCTTCCCACGGCCCTCGAACTGCTCGACAAAGCATGCCTGCAAGCGGTCGAGGAATGGAAACACCTCGGCCTCTCGGCAACAGCGGAAGCTCTCCTGCTCGCGCAGATCGACACCCCCGGAAAAGCGGGTGACGAAGAAGCCGCGGCCCTCGCGCAGGTCTTCCGCGACGCGGGCGCCGAATGGGCGGAACAATCCACCGACGAGTTCGAGGCCGAGGCCCTGTTCTCCGCCCGCCGCCTGGCCTATCCCGCGCTGGAACGCCTCGGCCCGGTCCTGACCGAGGACGTCTGCGTCCCTCGCTCGGCGGTCCCGGAGATGCTCGCCGCCATCGAGGAGATCGCCGCCCGCCACCAGGTCGCCATCGCCACCATCGCGCACGCCGGCGACGGCAACCTCCACCCCCTCATCCGTACGCCCGCAGGTGACAGCCAGGCGCAAGCAGCAGCCCAGGCCGCCTTCGACGAGATGCTGCGCGCCGCCATCGCCCTGGGTGGCACGGTCACCGGCGAACACGGCGTCGGCCTGCTCAAACGCGGCGGCCTCCGGCAGGAGCAGGAACCCGCGGTGCTGGCCATGCAGGAGGCGGTCAAGCAGTCCCTCGACCCCCGCAACCTCTTCAACCCCGGCAAAGTCCTCGGCGATCCCGCATCCTGA
- a CDS encoding MEDS domain-containing protein, producing MGGHMVAATPVDGLAPGDHACLTYTDADERLDLLSAFVDAARARGDRTICYTDDSHGLDSKSVVPVQRLWGGGAAPSAETMVELLAHELRTALRDGHTGLSVTADMCWATRPQANAEQLLVFESEVGRLFEGGRFTAICEYDRAGFDPVTLGYAARVHPRTVAATVYHEDPVLRICRQHIPPGVRVAGELDFTRAEALSNALGEAVRLDRDIHLNLSRLAFIDAAAAAVLLRTAAALPGQRRMVVVCTEQIGRTLRVAGADGVPSLRMLVRDGEH from the coding sequence ATGGGAGGACACATGGTCGCCGCAACACCGGTGGATGGGCTCGCACCGGGCGATCATGCCTGTCTGACCTACACCGACGCGGACGAGCGGCTGGACCTCCTGAGCGCCTTCGTCGACGCGGCCCGGGCCCGCGGTGACCGCACGATCTGCTACACCGACGACTCCCACGGGCTGGATTCGAAGTCCGTGGTCCCGGTGCAGCGGCTGTGGGGCGGCGGGGCCGCACCGAGCGCCGAGACGATGGTCGAGCTGCTCGCGCACGAGTTGCGCACTGCCCTGCGGGACGGGCACACCGGACTGAGCGTGACCGCGGACATGTGCTGGGCCACGCGCCCGCAGGCGAACGCCGAGCAGCTGCTGGTCTTCGAGTCCGAGGTCGGCCGTCTCTTCGAGGGCGGCCGGTTCACCGCGATCTGCGAGTACGACCGGGCCGGCTTCGACCCGGTGACCCTGGGGTACGCCGCTCGCGTGCACCCCCGCACCGTGGCGGCGACCGTCTATCACGAGGATCCGGTGCTACGGATCTGCCGGCAGCACATCCCCCCGGGGGTACGGGTGGCCGGCGAGCTCGACTTCACCCGCGCCGAGGCGTTGAGCAACGCCCTGGGTGAGGCGGTCCGGCTGGATCGTGACATCCACCTGAACCTGAGCCGGTTGGCCTTCATCGACGCCGCAGCCGCCGCGGTGCTGCTCCGCACCGCCGCCGCCCTGCCCGGGCAGCGACGCATGGTGGTGGTCTGCACGGAGCAGATCGGGCGCACGTTGCGGGTCGCCGGGGCCGACGGGGTGCCGTCGTTGCGGATGCTGGTGCGCGATGGCGAACACTGA
- a CDS encoding alpha/beta fold hydrolase, translating to MPTCTTSDGVSLHYTDEGSGSPIVLIPGFAASVETWELQRGALTEAGHRVLALDRRGHGGSESTTWGLRMSRHGKDLHNFLATLDLSDVVLVGGSMGAGSIWAYCDLFGDGRARGIVTVDQTPRMLNGPGWEHGFFGLTAENIGTFFAGGVPHTGRGLKPEVTAERLTRLVERLGRPPEQADWRPMAPLLQDHAAQDWRDVITRLTVPSLFLAGHDSQVWPWSHATAAASLNDRAEALILDDCGHAMNIDQADQVGTAIARFAGALR from the coding sequence ATGCCGACCTGCACCACCAGCGACGGCGTGTCGCTGCACTACACCGATGAGGGCAGCGGCTCGCCGATCGTGCTGATCCCCGGGTTCGCCGCGTCCGTCGAGACGTGGGAGCTGCAACGGGGTGCGCTGACCGAGGCCGGGCACCGGGTGCTCGCGCTCGACCGCCGGGGCCACGGTGGCTCCGAGTCGACCACGTGGGGGCTGCGGATGTCCCGCCACGGCAAGGATCTGCACAACTTCCTCGCCACGCTCGACCTCAGCGACGTCGTGCTGGTCGGTGGCTCGATGGGTGCCGGCAGCATCTGGGCCTACTGCGACCTGTTCGGCGACGGTCGGGCGCGCGGCATCGTGACGGTCGACCAGACGCCGCGCATGCTCAACGGGCCCGGCTGGGAACACGGCTTCTTCGGCCTGACCGCGGAGAACATCGGCACGTTCTTCGCCGGCGGGGTCCCGCACACCGGCCGCGGCCTCAAACCCGAGGTCACCGCCGAGCGTCTCACCCGGCTCGTCGAGCGGCTCGGCCGGCCGCCCGAGCAAGCCGACTGGCGGCCGATGGCGCCGCTGCTGCAGGACCACGCGGCGCAGGACTGGCGGGACGTGATCACCCGGCTCACCGTGCCGTCGCTGTTCCTCGCCGGCCACGACAGCCAGGTCTGGCCCTGGTCCCATGCCACCGCCGCGGCCTCGCTCAACGACCGGGCCGAGGCGCTCATCCTCGACGACTGCGGGCACGCCATGAACATCGACCAGGCCGACCAGGTCGGCACCGCCATCGCCCGATTCGCCGGAGCCCTCCGATGA